The following proteins are co-located in the Acropora palmata chromosome 11, jaAcrPala1.3, whole genome shotgun sequence genome:
- the LOC141896529 gene encoding cAMP-dependent protein kinase type I-alpha regulatory subunit-like, whose product MASKKEDGDAEALRQCEVYVEKHNIQAILKDCIVQLCIKKPDNPHRFFREYFEKLEKEYEADSLDHSEPEPKHEIEDNPGLVKGFSRRRRGAVSAAPMTEEDATSYVKKVVPKDYKTMAALSKAIAKNILFSHLDEGERSDIFDAMCLVKHNAGETVIQQGDEGDNFYIIDSGEVDVFVSDEYVSTIGEGGSFGELALIYGTPRAATLKSKTDVKLWAIDGSTYRRILMRSQINKRKMYEQFLEKVSILESLDKWERLTVADALEAVTYEDNENVVVQGEHGDEFYIIVDGVAVVLQRRSVNEDFIEVSRLGQSDYFGEIALVLNRPRAATVRAKGTLTCVKLDRQRFERVLGPCIDILKRNIQQYNSFVSLVV is encoded by the exons ATGGCGTCAAAAAAGGAGGATGGAGACGCTGAAGCGTTAAGGCAGTGCGAAGTTTATGTTGAGAAACACAATATTCAAGCTATTCTTAAAGACTGTATCGTACAGCTATGTATCAAGAAGCCTGATAACCCACACAGGTTTTTTCGGGAGTATTTCGAAAAGCTTGAAAAG GAATATGAGGCAGATTCACTCGATCATAGCGAACCTGAGCCGAAGCATGAAATCGAAGATAATCCAGGTCTAGTGAAGGGCTTTTCTCGTCGACGACGCGGTGCGGTCAGCGCAGCGCCAATGACAGAAGAAGATGCGACGTCTTATGTGAAAAAG GTGGTACCCAAAGACTACAAAACCATGGCCGCCCTTTCGAAGGCTATTGCTAAGAACATCCTGTTTTCTCACCTGGACGAAGGAGAAAGGAG TGATATTTTTGACGCTATGTGTCTGGTGAAACACAACGCTGGGGAGACAGTAATTCAGCAAG GTGACGAGGGAGATAATTTCTACATCATTGACAGCGGGGAAGTTGAT GTATTTGTCAGTGATGAGTATGTCTCAACTATTGGAGAAGGAGGCAGTTTTGGGGAACTGGCTCTAATCTATGGCACTCCAAGAGCAGCTACGTTAAAG TCAAAAACTGATGTGAAGCTGTGGGCCATTGATGGATCAACTTACAGGCGCATTTTGATGAGAAGTCAGATTAACAAGAGAAAGATGTACGAGCAGTTTCTGGAGAAAGTCAGTATTCTTGAATCCCTTGACAAGTGGGAACGGCTGACGGTAGCAGATGCCCTGGAAGCCGTCACTTATGAGGACAATGAAAATGTTGTAGTTCAGGGAGAACATGGCGATGAATTTTACATCATTGTTGAT GGAGTTGCTGTGGTTCTGCAGCGCCGTTCTGTAAatgaagatttcattgaggTCAGCCGTTTGGGACAATCTGACTACTTTG GTGAAATAGCACTGGTCTTGAATCGACCCCGCGCAGCAACAGTAAGAGCGAAAGGAACCCTGACATGTGTTAAGCTCGACAGGCAGAGGTTTGAGAGGGTACTGGGCCCATGTATTGACATCCTCAAAAGAAATATACAACAGTATAACAGCTTTGTGTCATTGGTGGTGTGA